The candidate division KSB1 bacterium DNA segment GCGGATAGGGGCAGAAGTAATTCATGCCTGAACGCCAGGAGGTGGGGTTCCTGGCAAACGCGGGGAGTAGGAACTCCCCTGGCAACAGGCAGCGGCCAGACCGCGGAACGTGATGGCTGTCATGCCCACGTAGCTCAGTCGGTAGAGCGCATCCTTGGTAAGGATGAGGTCACCGGTTCAATCCCGGTCGTGGGCTCGGCTCTTCCGGGCTGGTCGTGCCGACTGGTAACTACTTCGTGGAGGAGATGAGCGATGGCGAAGGCGAAGTTTGAGCGGAAGAAGCCGCACGTGAACATAGGGACGATAGGGCATGTGGATCATGGGAAGACGACGTTGACGGCGGCGATTACGCAGGTCTTGAGTCG contains these protein-coding regions:
- a CDS encoding GTP-binding protein, translated to MAKAKFERKKPHVNIGTIGHVDHGKTTLTAAITQVLSR